Within Myxococcales bacterium, the genomic segment GCGGTTGTTCGACAGCTCCGGCAGCAGCACCTTGACCGCCGCCGCCTTGCCGAGCAACGGGTGCTCGGCGCGGTAGACCGCCCCCATACCGCCCTCCGCGAGCTTGGCGGTGACGCGGTAGCTACCGACGGTTTCTCCGATCACGGTCTGCCGATCTTGCCAGGGCCGCCCCCCGACTGCAACTGGCGCCCCTGGTCCCGGGCGCCCCGGTTGGTGCGCTACGATGGCCCATGGTCCGAGGGATCGTCGCGACTGGGTTGCTCGCCCTCGCCGCCTGTCAGTTTCCCCGTCCCGCCGACGTCCCCGGCGACGCCGGCCCCGACGCGCCCACTGACGCGCCCATCGACGCGCGGCCCGACCTGGTGACCGGAAGGATCGAGCGCCGGTACGCCACCCCCGCAGGCGTCGTAGATGTCGGCAGCGACCTGTCGCTGCTGACGGTCCAGGCCGTGATCCCCAGCGGCCAGGACGCCTTCACGATCGTGAGCGGCGTCGCGCGCGCCGACGGGACGTTCGAGATCGAGGGCGTGCCGCCGGGCCCGTACATCCTGAAGGCCGGACGGACCGCCCACGCCACCGACCGCCACGAGGTCACCCTCCGCACCACGGTGCCCGCCCGGCCGGCCCAGCTCACGACCATGGCGACGCCGATCGACCTGCAGCTTGGCGGGCTCGTCCCGGTGCCGAGCAGCTACGTCTCGATCATCTCCGGCGCCGCTGGCGTCGAGGCGATCGTGCCGCTGCCAGCGAGCCCGGCGTCGCTGGCGCAGACCCTGGACTGGGCCACGGCGTCGCCGCTCTACAGCGGCGGCCCACCCCCGCTGCCGGACGCGCGCATGGGCGACGACCTCACCATCGCGCAGTATCGCGTCACCGACGCGACCACCTTGGGCGCGCTCCGGGTTGAGGAGGTCGTGGCGGCCGCGGCTCCGTCCGCGGTCACGCTCTACGACGGCGTCGGCTCCGCTGTCAGCGACACGCTGGGCCCAGTCACCGCTCGGCTCACGCCCGGCACCGTCGTGAGCCGCGCGCTGCTCGACCAGGGCCACTCGACGCTCTCGGCGCCTTCGAGCCTCCGCGTCCGGTGCGTCGCGCTGCCCGTGGCCGCTGGCGGCTGGAGCGTCGAGGGCGCCGCGATCGATGGCCCGATGATCATGTCGGTCGGCGTGACCGACTTCCTCGGCGGTGCCACCGCGACGCTACCACTGGCGACGTACGCCGACCCATTTCCTGCGGCCTGGCAGCGCTACTGCAAGCTGACCTACGCCCGAGCGCGAGCCGTACGCGTGCCCGGCGCCTCCCCGACCCAGCTCACGGCGTCGACGGTGCGCCTGGTAAATCCGGCAGGTCTGGCCCTGACGCCGATGTCGCCGCCGACCGCGATCCGGGTCGACGGACTCGATGCGGAGAGTGGTGGCGTGCTCCGAAACGACGGGCGGCCTGTGTCGGTCACGTGGACCGGCGCGAGCCAGGCCTCCCAGTACAACGTGTCCGTGTACCAGCTGCGCGCGCAGGGCGGCGCCACGGTTCAGCGCCTCGCGGTGAGCATCACGACGAGCACCCCGGTGTTGACGATCCCGGCCGAGCTTCTCGCCGGCAGTGACTTCATCACGTTCGTCGTCACCGCGAGCATGAGCAGCAACACCTACGCAGCAGGCAACCTCTTCCCGGAGGGAGTCCCCGGCGCCGCCAGCACGACGGTCACCGCGATGTTCCGCTTCTCCTCGACCTGCGGCGACAGCACTGTCGACGTCGGCGAGGCTTGCGACGAGGGCAGCGCCACGGCGACCTGCGACGCCGACTGCACCTCGGTCGAGTGCGGCGACGGCACCCGCAACGCCGCTGCCGGCGAGCTGTGCGACGCCATCGTCGACACGCCCGGCTGCGACAGCGACTGCAGCGCCAACATCTGCGGCGACGGCCACCGCAACCCGACCACCGAGCAGTGCGACGACGGCAACACCATGTCCGGCGACGGCTGCTCGGCCGCCTGCCGCACCGAGTGACCGGCGCCGGTCAGTGATCCCTGCAGGGCTCGAACCTGCGGCCTGCGGTTTAGGAAACCGCCGCTCTGATCCACCTGAGCTAAGGGACCGTGCCCGCCACGATACGCGACCGTGGCGGCGACGCAACCGCGTCGGTCAGGGCAGCTTGGGCTCGGTGGAGAGGCCGCCGGGGCACGCGAGGCCGTTGCCGACGAAGTCGGTCAGGTCGGCGAGCTCGGCCGGGGTCAGGCCCTTGTCGTTGAACAACGGCGACAGGTTGGGGTTCGGGGTCGCGGCCGAGGCCATGTACTTGACCGCCTCCTCGAGCGACGCCACCGAGCCGTCGTGGAAGTACGGCGCGCTGGCGCCGATGCCGCGCAGCGACGGCACCTTGAACGACCCGAAGTCGGTGTCCTTGCCGGTGACCTTCTTGCGGCCGACGTCGACCGCGGCGAGGTCCTTGCCGGCGAAGCCGATGCCGGCGTTCCAGAACACGCCGCCCTTGGTCATCATCGCGGCCGAGAAGTGCGGCGGCGTGTGGCACGCGGTGCACAGGCCCTTGCTCATGAACACGTCGAGCCCGCGCTGCTGGCCCTCGGTGAGCGCGGCCTTGTCGCCGCCGGCGAACTTGTCGTACGGCGTCGCGGTGCACAGGATCGTGCGCTCGTACGCCGACAGCGCCTCGGTCACCTGCGCGGCCGTGGCCGGCCCGGGGCCGAACGCGTCCTTCCACATCGCGGCGTAGCCGGGGATCTTGGCCAGCTCGGCGGCCTTGGCCTCGAGCTTGTCCTCGCCGACGCCCATGTTGCCGCCGGCCCGCGCCCTTGGCCTGGGCCTCGAGGGTCCTCGGCCCGACCGTCCCAGTAGAACGCGCCGTCTAGTAGCCGACGTTCCACAGGGTCGGCGAGTGCCGGGTCAGCGGCTTGTCGCCGGCGCCGAGCGCCAGCGGCAGCGCGCCGCCGGTGCCGTTCTCGTTCATGTGACACGAGTAGCAGGCGCGCGACCCGTCGACCGACAGGCGCTTGTCGAAGAACAGCGCGTTGCCGAGCGTGACCTTGGCGGCGTTCTGCGGATCGGTCGAGGCGGCCAGCGGCGGCATCGCCACGAGCGTGCCCTGCGACGGGCGCGCGGACGGCGGCGGCGGCGGCGGCGGCTTGGGCGCGGGCGCCGAACCGGTACCGGCGCCCGATCCCTCGGATGACTTCTTGCCACAAGCGGAGGTCAGCGCGAGGCCGACCGCGAGTCCAAGCATGAGACGGGTGCGCATGGCCGGAGGCTACTACCGAACCCGCGCCGGCGACATCACGGCGTCGCGGCATCTGGCCGGGCGTTGTCGAGGCACGCGATCAGCGGGTCGCACTCCTGCTCCTCGCGCAGGCACACCTCGTAGACCCGGACCTGGCGCGACGACAGCGACTGGGCCTGGCACGACTCGACGAACTTCTTGGTGTGGACCGGCGCCGTCGACTCGATCTCGAGCTTGGCCAGCTCCTCGGGCGACATCGTCGCCCGCGCGTCGGCGATCGCGCAGTCGGTCATGCGCGGCCCCAGCGCCTCGCACGCCGCGTCGCGCCGGCGCTCGAGCTCGGTGCGTCGATCGGGCGGCGGGGCGGGCTCGTCGGGAGACGACGGCGCGGGGTGCGAGCCGCCGCAGGCGGCGACGGCCAGCGCGATGACGATGACGCTCGAGACGCGGATCATGGATCCTCCTTGGACACGGCGGCGCGATCGCGGTTGCGCCATCAGCGGAAGCGCTCGCCCTCGCTGCCCTCGTCGTCGAGCGGCGCCAGGCACGAGCTCTCGAGCTGGGTCACCGCGGTGGCCTTTGGTCACGCACGCGACCACGCGATCCGCCGAGGTCTTGCACTCGGCCAGGACCATCGCGACGTTGTCGGCGACCTCGGCCTCGGTCATCTTGGTGCGCTCGGCCGCGGCCTGGTACAGCTCGGTGACGTGGGCGGCGATGCCGTCGCAGGCCGCTGGGTCGCCACCGGTGCCGGTGGGCGTGCCGGTGCCGGTGCCGGTCCCCGGGCCGGGCTTGGTCGCCGAGCCGCCCTTGCACCCGCACGCGACCACCCCCAGCGACAGCGCGAGCGCGACGGCGACCAGCTTCATGGCTGGAATCTACCGCTCGCGCCTGGCCGCCGCCACGATCACGCCGGGTCGAATCCCGCGATCACGAACGGCGGCGTCGCGACCCGCGCCCGGTGGCTCCAGTCGATCTGCAGCGGCGTGACGCTCGCCAGGCCGTCGGCGATCGCGTTGCAGTCCGAGCCCGGCACGTCCTCGTGCCCGAGCGAGCCGCCGCCGATCCAGTAGTACGGGCGCCCGTACGGATCCTCGCGCTCGGTCACGTCGTTCTGGTAGCGGCGCTTGCCGAGCGTGGTCCACGCGTAGCGGCGCTCGCCGGCGCCCGGGATGTTGACATTGACGACCTCGCCCGGCGCCAGGTCGACCAGCGCCGCCGCGACCAGCCCGGCCGCGAACTCGAGCGCGGTCGCCAGCGTCGACGCCCGCGGCGCCATCGACAGCGCCACCCCGCGATGACCGCGCAGCGCGCCCTCGACCGCCCCGGCGACGGTCCCGGAGTAGTAGACGTCGCTGCCGAGGTTGTAGCCGTCGTTGGGGCCCGAGACGACGATGTCCGGCGGCCGCGGCGCCAGGCGCAGGAGCCCGACGTAGACGCAGTCGGCCGGGGTGCCCGACAGCGACCAGCGCCCGGGCGTGAGCTCGCGCGCGCGCACCGGCTTGTGCAGCGTGATGGCGTGCGACGCCGCCGAGCGCGGCCGCTCGGGCGCGACCACCAGCACGTCGCCCAGGGCGGCCAGGCGATCGGCCAGGGCGGTCAGCATGGGGGCGAAGATGCCGTCGTCGTTGGTGAGCAGGATCAGCGGCCGCACGTTCGGCTCCTGGCGCCACGCCGGGCGAGCCGCGGCGCCGAAAAAGACTGCGGGACGGTCTCTCGACCGTCCCGCCCTCGTCGGGGCGACAGGATTTGAACCTGCGACCCCCAGACCCCCAGTCTGGTGCGCTACCAGGCTGCGCTACGCCCCGATTCGGGAGGCCTACGTACTGCACTCCCGCGAGCGAGGCAAGCCCCGGCGACCGCGAAGTCGCCGACCTATTGCTGGGTCGGGGTGCGGTTGCCGCCGTTCAACACATCCTTCAACACCTGCGAAGGCTTGAAGGTCAGCACGCGGCGCGCGGAGATCGTGATCTCCTCGCCGGTCTGCGGGTTGCGCCCGATGCGCGCCTTCTTCTCGCGGACGATGAAGTTGCCGAAGCCCGAGATCTTGATCTTCTCGCCGTCCTTGAGCGTGTCCTTGATCTGCTTGAACACGCTCTCGACGATCTCGGCGGCCTCCTTCTTGGAGAACCCCCCGACCTTCTCGTAGACGGCCTCGATGATGTCGGCCTTGGTCATGCGCGCCATAGGTCAGACATTATCACGACTTGGCGGGACTGGTGGGATCAGGGGGATCGCTATCTGCGCTGGGCCGGGAGCGCCTCGGTCAGCCGGGCCACGATCGCCTCGTGGGCCCGCTCGATCTCAGCGTCGGTGAGCGTGCGGTCGGCGGCCCGGTAGGTGATCGACCACAGCTGGCTCTTGGCGTCGGCGCCGAGCTTGGCAGCGTCGCGATACTCCTCGGACAACGCGACCCGCTCGACCAGCGGCTCGGCGACGGACGCGATGGCGTCGCTCGACCTCGGCGGCCGGCACCGCCTCGGGCAGGAGCAACGACACGTCCCGCGACGACGCCGGGAACCGCGGCACCGGGCGCATCTGGACGGGCCCCGGCTCGCCGGAAACCACTGAGATCGACCTCGGCGATGAACACCGCCGCGTCGATGCCGACGTGGGCGCGGACGTCCGGGTGGACCTCGCCGACGCAGCCGATCACGCGCCCACCGACGGAGATCGCCGCGGCGACGCCGGGGTGCAGGTACGGCACCGCGGTCGTCGCGGCCACCGTGGCCTCGCCGCCGCCGAGCGCGCGCACCAGGGTCAGCGCGAAGCCCTTGGCGTCGAACGCGTCCCAGGGCTCGGCCGGGCCGAGGCGGCGCGGGCGCGCGCCCGCCAGCACCACGCACGCGGCGACCGGCTCGTGGGCCAGCGCCGTGGGCTCGCCGGTGGTGGCCTGACCCTCGGCGCGGAGGAACACCGACCCGACCTCGAACAGCGCCACGTCGGGCAGGCCGAAGCTGACGTTGCGCGCGACCGCCGCGAGCAGGTTGGGCACCAGCGAGGTGCGCATGATCGCTTGATCGGCCGACATCGGGTTGCGCACGGCGATCGGCTGGGCCCGACGATCGTCGGCCGGCAGCCCGAGACCGTCGAGCCGGGCCTGGGCCTGGAAGCCGAAGGTGATGGCCTCGGTCAGCCCGGCGCCGGCGAGCGCGTGGCGCGCGCGATCGGCGGTGGTCGCGACCAGCGGCCGCGGCGCCGAGGTCAGCGCCGGCAAGGTCGCCGGTACGTGGCCGTAGCCGACCACCCGCAGCACGTCCTCGATCAGATCGACCTCGCGCGTCAGATCCGCGCGCGCGCTGGGCGGCGTCACCAGCCAGCGACCGTCGCCGTCGGCGACCGCGCCGCAGCCGAGCCGCGCCAGCGTCCTCGCACGCCGCCGTCGACAGGTCGGTGCCGGTCAGGGGCCTGGGCCGGGCCAGGCGCAGCGCCACCGGCGGGCGCGGCGGCGGACGACGATCGTGATCGACCTCGCCGACCGCGATGCGGCCGCCGCCGAGCTGCGCCAGGAGCACCGCGGCCCGCGCCGCCGCGCGGCCAGCCAGCGCCGGATCGACGCCGCGCTCGAACCGCTGCGACGCCTCCGACAGCAGGTTCAGGCGGCGCGCGGTGCGGCGGATCGCCTTCTGATCGAAGCTGGCGCTCTCGAGCAAGATGCGCGAGGTGCCGGCCGTGACCTCGGTGGTGCGCCCGCCCATCACGCCGGCCAGGGCCACCGGCCCCGAGCCGTCGGTGATCACCAGATCGCCCGGCTCGAGCGCGCGGTCGTTGCCGTCGAGCGTGGTCAGCCGCTCGCCGGCCGCCGCGCGCCGCACGCCGATGCGCGGCGGCGCCGCCAGCCGGTGCCAGTCGAACGCGTGCAGCGGCTGGCCCAGCTCGAACAGCACGTAGTTGGTGACGTCGACCAGGTTCGAGATCGGGCGCACGCCGACCGCGCGCAGCCGGGCCGCGAACCGACGCGGCGACGGCGCGACGGTCACGCCGTCGACGATCCGCGCCACGTACCGCGGCACGCCCGGCGTCGTCGATCGCCAGCTCGATGAGATCGGCGGCGCGCGTCGCTGGCCAGGGCGGCCAGCTCGCCGACAGGTCGCGCACGCGCAGGCGCCCGCCGACGAGCGCGGCGAGCTCCCGGGCCAGGCCCTCGTGGCCCAGGCAGTCGCCGCGGTTGGCCGGCACGTTGACGTCGAGCAGCCAGTCGTCGACGCCCAGCGCCTGCTGCGCCGGGGCGCCGAGCGGCGTGGCGTCGTCGGCCGCGAGCACGATGATGCCGTCGTGATCGTCGCCGAGCCCGAGCTCGTCCTCGGCGCACAGCATGCCGGGCGAGTCGACGCCCTTGACCGCCTTGGTGGCCAGGGTCATGCCGCCCGGCAGGGTCGCGCCCGGCGGCGCCCACAGCACCTTGCGCCCGGGCTCGGGCACGTTGGGCGCGCCGCACACCACCTGGGTCGCCGGCCCGTCGGGCGCGACGATGACGTCGACCAGGGTCAGCTTGGTCGACTGCGGGTGCGGCCGCTTGGCGACCACCTGCGCGACCACGACGCCGGTGAACCCACAGCCCAGATCGGTCAGGCCCTCGATCTCCAGGCCGCCCGCGGTCAGCGCCCGCGCGCCCTCCTCCACCGTCGGCGTCGTCGGCAAGATCACACAACTCGAGCAGCCAGGACCAGAGCACCTTCATGAGAAACCTCGGGATCAACAGAGACGGAGAGACGGAGAGAGAGAGAGAGAGAGACGGGGCAGCGGGAGTGGAGCCGGAGCCGGAGCCGGAGCCGGAGCCGGAGCCGGAGCCGGAGCCGGAGCGGAGCCGAGCCGGAGCCCGACCTGAGCCGGAGCCGGAGCCGGAGCCGGAACCCGAGCCGGAGCCGGAACCTGAGCATCCGGAGCCGGAGCCGGAGCCGGAGCCGGAACCTGAGCCGGAGCCGGAGCCGGAGCCTAGAACTGGCTCAGGAACCGAAGATCGCCCTCGTAGTACAGCTTGATGTCGGTGACGTTGTGCCGAAGCATCGCCATGCGCTCGATGCCCATGCCGAACGCGAAGCCGGTATAGACCTCGGCGTCGATGCCGACCTGGGCGAACACGTCGGGGTCGACCCGTGCCGGCGCCGCCGATCTCGATCCAGCCGGTGCCCTTGCACAGCCGGCAGCCGGCGCCGCGGCAGAACGCGCACGTGAAGTCGACCTCGACGCCGGGCTCGACGAACGGGAAGTAGCTGGGGCGGAACCGCACCTCGAGCCCGCCGCCGCCGAAGAACCGGTTGGCGAAGTGGGTGAGCACGCCCTTGAGGTCGCTGAAGCGGATGCCGCGGTCGACGACCAGGCCCTCGATCTGGCTGAACATCGGGCTGTGGGTGGCGTCGCCGTCGCGGCGGTAGACCACGCCCGGCGCGACGATCCGGATCGGCGGCGGGTGCCCTGCATCGTCCGGATCTGCACCGGCGAGGTGTGGGTCCGCAGCACGATCTCGTCGGC encodes:
- a CDS encoding c-type cytochrome, which translates into the protein MGVGEDKLEAKAAELAKIPGYAAMWKDAFGPGPATAAQVTEALSAYERTILCTATPYDKFAGGDKAALTEGQQRGLDVFMSKGLCTACHTPPHFSAAMMTKGGVFWNAGIGFAGKDLAAVDVGRKKVTGKDTDFGSFKVPSLRGIGASAPYFHDGSVASLEEAVKYMASAATPNPNLSPLFNDKGLTPAELADLTDFVGNGLACPGGLSTEPKLP
- a CDS encoding integration host factor subunit alpha, with product MTKADIIEAVYEKVGGFSKKEAAEIVESVFKQIKDTLKDGEKIKISGFGNFIVREKKARIGRNPQTGEEITISARRVLTFKPSQVLKDVLNGGNRTPTQQ
- a CDS encoding cytochrome-c peroxidase; translation: MRTRLMLGLAVGLALTSACGKKSSEGSGAGTGSAPAPKPPPPPPPSARPSQGTLVAMPPLAASTDPQNAAKVTLGNALFFDKRLSVDGSRACYSCHMNENGTGGALPLALGAGDKPLTRHSPTLWNVGY
- the surE gene encoding 5'/3'-nucleotidase SurE; protein product: MLTALADRLAALGDVLVVAPERPRSAASHAITLHKPVRARELTPGRWSLSGTPADCVYVGLLRLAPRPPDIVVSGPNDGYNLGSDVYYSGTVAGAVEGALRGHRGVALSMAPRASTLATALEFAAGLVAAALVDLAPGEVVNVNIPGAGERRYAWTTLGKRRYQNDVTEREDPYGRPYYWIGGGSLGHEDVPGSDCNAIADGLASVTPLQIDWSHRARVATPPFVIAGFDPA